In one Pseudomonas fitomaticsae genomic region, the following are encoded:
- a CDS encoding carboxylate/amino acid/amine transporter, which produces MGYLLFVTLIQAFSFSLIGEYLAGHVDSYFAVLVRVVLAGLVFIPLTRWRSVEPAFMRGMLLIGALQFGVTYVCLYLSFRVLTVPEVLLFTILTPLHVTLIEDALNRRFNPWALIAALVAVAGAAVIRYDRINPDFFMGFLLLQLANFTYAAGQVLYKHLVAKHPSDLPHYRRFGFFYLGALAVALPAFLLFGKSNFLPEAPLQWGVLVFLGLVSTALGLYWWNKGACLVNGGTLAVMNNLHVPVGLLLNLLIWNQHEELGRLFLGGGVILAAVWISRLGIRKSQTIR; this is translated from the coding sequence ATGGGCTATCTACTTTTTGTCACGCTGATCCAGGCGTTTTCCTTCAGTCTGATCGGCGAATACCTGGCCGGTCATGTCGACAGCTACTTCGCGGTGCTGGTGCGGGTGGTGCTGGCCGGGCTGGTGTTCATCCCGCTGACCCGCTGGCGCTCGGTGGAACCGGCGTTCATGCGCGGCATGTTGTTGATCGGCGCGTTGCAGTTCGGCGTGACTTACGTCTGCCTGTATCTGAGCTTCCGCGTACTGACGGTGCCGGAAGTGCTGCTGTTCACCATCCTCACGCCGCTGCATGTGACGCTGATCGAAGACGCGCTCAACCGACGCTTCAACCCGTGGGCGCTGATCGCGGCACTGGTGGCGGTCGCCGGCGCGGCGGTGATTCGCTACGACCGGATCAACCCGGACTTCTTCATGGGCTTTTTGCTGCTGCAACTGGCCAACTTCACCTACGCCGCCGGACAGGTGCTGTACAAACATCTGGTGGCGAAGCACCCGAGCGATCTGCCGCACTACCGGCGTTTCGGTTTCTTCTACCTCGGCGCGCTGGCGGTGGCGTTGCCGGCGTTCCTGCTATTCGGCAAATCCAACTTCCTGCCCGAAGCACCGCTGCAATGGGGCGTGCTGGTGTTCCTTGGCCTGGTCTCCACCGCACTCGGTTTGTACTGGTGGAACAAGGGCGCGTGCCTGGTCAACGGCGGCACCCTGGCGGTGATGAATAACCTGCATGTGCCGGTTGGGTTGCTGCTGAACCTGCTGATCTGGAATCAGCATGAAGAGCTCGGGCGGCTGTTCCTCGGTGGCGGCGTGATTCTGGCGGCGGTGTGGATCAGTCGGCTGGGGATTCGCAAGTCGCAGACCATTCGCTGA
- a CDS encoding S-type pyocin domain-containing protein, producing MAQNNFNDGTSGSVVIRTGPPASGGGSGGGSGGGFGGGGGVSGGFGKVSKSKKKARAKAKAEAAQKKQEEQAEATAKAQAEAAEAQAAAAQVQEQARQQALMQFLAGLAQRHDAIRAEVDRRFAERTRQLAPLLDQEILAARRAPDSRYSERWQLYLITKEKNEIDGLIARKSVDLDAKSATARAFDGHDPLTRTSHDYLTRLGQFGQALDDGHRIWESAYTAAHEARLLTSQIHALREKSAAMARHHAEQTVVWRAREAVWEAQRQYAAQREARVRFKQQADEDARVSRTRQANTLTVPLSSMTHGAMVLTRSGALVAQQAGALIEAGVRQAIKHLPLAMLVPHPSTVLIGGLVYSPTLGDGELTPEQRRRLFQSVAVPAQALGLSDEQALRSIADSGGSVDMPYRLKPEAVAQGTAVIAVTTGNEISPSVPVINAVLDPLTGNYTAEVPGSPPRHLQFTPDASITKEVPSQGRIALLPPVVQDLPKSVDLRIQDCIICVPGSAPMYLSFNLPPLGAGVVTGKGQPATADWWSTASRSTGAAIPSQIGDQLRGREIQSFGAFGDALWRTLGEQSALTSQFDEVNKKRVEQGFAPYAPKSTWVGERREFELRFQDDAAVGENPFNLDRVSIVAPRSAHGRRGVLPAVQPWPIPPVGIGTWTPLVPPGSEHLGPTTTPISPSTPTAYPGNPLIPILPANETFPAVDEGQAGASIPGFPGDMELPAPDVLFLDRRDDPGVATGVGKAVTGVWLGEAARTVGASIPVQIADQLRGKEFANFHRFREAFWRAVAADSNLSIQFSDHNLRRMQVGIAPFPPAVDQRGGRKTFELHHDVEVVSGGEVYGIDNILVMTPRRHIQLHQERKGNEI from the coding sequence ATGGCACAGAACAATTTCAACGATGGAACGTCGGGAAGCGTCGTCATCCGAACCGGGCCGCCCGCTTCGGGTGGCGGCTCGGGTGGCGGCTCGGGTGGTGGTTTTGGTGGCGGTGGCGGGGTGTCGGGCGGCTTCGGCAAGGTCAGCAAGAGCAAAAAAAAGGCTCGGGCCAAGGCCAAAGCCGAGGCAGCTCAAAAAAAGCAGGAAGAGCAGGCTGAGGCAACAGCCAAGGCACAAGCCGAAGCGGCAGAGGCACAGGCAGCCGCCGCACAGGTTCAGGAACAGGCGCGTCAACAAGCGCTGATGCAGTTCCTGGCGGGATTGGCGCAGCGACATGACGCCATCAGGGCCGAGGTCGATCGTCGCTTTGCCGAAAGGACCAGGCAACTTGCGCCGCTTCTGGATCAGGAGATTTTGGCGGCGCGCAGGGCCCCTGACAGCCGCTACAGCGAGCGCTGGCAGCTCTACCTGATTACCAAGGAAAAAAATGAAATCGACGGGCTTATTGCCCGCAAATCCGTAGACCTCGATGCAAAGAGCGCGACCGCCCGCGCCTTCGATGGCCACGACCCGCTGACGCGCACGTCCCACGACTACCTGACACGACTCGGCCAGTTCGGCCAGGCGCTCGACGACGGCCACCGGATCTGGGAAAGCGCTTACACAGCGGCCCATGAAGCGCGGCTACTTACCTCGCAGATCCATGCCCTGCGGGAAAAGTCCGCAGCAATGGCCAGACATCACGCCGAGCAGACCGTGGTCTGGCGTGCAAGGGAAGCGGTTTGGGAGGCTCAGCGCCAATACGCTGCGCAGCGCGAGGCACGGGTTCGATTCAAGCAACAGGCCGATGAAGATGCGCGGGTCAGTCGAACCCGACAGGCCAATACGCTGACCGTTCCGCTGTCGTCGATGACGCACGGCGCGATGGTGTTGACCCGTTCCGGGGCACTCGTCGCCCAGCAAGCGGGTGCACTCATCGAGGCCGGTGTACGGCAAGCGATCAAACACCTTCCCCTCGCCATGCTTGTTCCCCATCCCTCCACGGTATTGATCGGCGGGTTGGTGTACTCGCCAACGCTGGGCGATGGAGAACTGACGCCGGAACAGCGACGACGATTGTTTCAGTCTGTCGCCGTACCTGCCCAGGCGCTGGGGCTTTCTGATGAGCAAGCGCTGCGCTCGATCGCCGATTCGGGCGGGTCGGTAGACATGCCTTATCGGCTCAAACCCGAGGCCGTAGCGCAAGGCACCGCCGTCATTGCCGTCACCACCGGTAACGAGATCAGCCCCAGTGTGCCGGTCATCAACGCGGTGCTTGATCCGCTGACGGGCAACTACACCGCAGAAGTCCCCGGTTCACCACCCCGACACCTGCAGTTCACGCCCGATGCGAGCATCACCAAAGAGGTTCCGAGTCAGGGTCGGATAGCGCTGCTGCCACCGGTTGTTCAGGACTTGCCGAAAAGCGTCGACCTGCGCATTCAGGACTGCATCATCTGCGTGCCGGGTTCGGCGCCGATGTACCTGTCCTTCAACCTGCCACCGTTGGGCGCGGGCGTCGTCACCGGCAAGGGTCAGCCCGCCACGGCTGACTGGTGGAGCACGGCCAGCCGCAGCACCGGTGCAGCCATTCCCAGTCAGATCGGCGACCAGTTGCGCGGGCGCGAAATTCAGTCGTTCGGCGCATTTGGCGACGCGCTGTGGCGGACATTGGGTGAGCAATCCGCACTCACCAGTCAGTTCGATGAGGTCAACAAAAAACGTGTCGAGCAAGGCTTCGCGCCTTATGCGCCGAAAAGCACATGGGTGGGCGAACGCCGCGAGTTCGAACTGCGCTTTCAGGACGATGCAGCCGTCGGCGAGAACCCGTTCAATCTCGACCGGGTCAGCATCGTTGCGCCGCGAAGTGCCCACGGACGGCGTGGTGTCCTACCTGCCGTCCAGCCTTGGCCGATTCCTCCAGTGGGCATTGGAACCTGGACCCCGTTGGTGCCGCCGGGCAGCGAACACCTCGGGCCGACCACCACACCGATTTCCCCTTCGACACCCACGGCTTACCCCGGCAACCCGCTCATCCCGATCCTACCGGCAAACGAGACGTTTCCGGCTGTTGATGAAGGGCAGGCGGGTGCGAGTATTCCGGGGTTCCCGGGGGATATGGAGCTGCCTGCGCCGGATGTTCTGTTTCTGGATCGGCGGGATGATCCGGGGGTTGCGACGGGAGTCGGGAAGGCGGTTACAGGAGTTTGGTTGGGGGAGGCGGCGAGAACCGTGGGGGCGTCAATTCCTGTGCAGATTGCCGATCAGTTGAGAGGGAAGGAATTTGCCAATTTTCATCGGTTCAGGGAGGCGTTTTGGAGGGCTGTGGCTGCTGATTCAAATCTCAGCATTCAGTTTTCTGATCACAATTTAAGGCGAATGCAGGTCGGGATTGCTCCTTTCCCACCGGCTGTAGATCAGAGAGGAGGAAGAAAGACGTTTGAACTTCATCATGATGTGGAAGTTGTTAGTGGAGGTGAGGTTTATGGGATCGACAATATTTTGGTGATGACGCCACGGCGACACATTCAGCTGCACCAGGAGAGGAAAGGAAATGAAATTTAA
- a CDS encoding bacteriocin immunity protein yields the protein MKFKDKFEHYTEAEFLSFLQGFVHFPSGLEGAALEVHLDRLVDHFELITEHPDRSDVIFYPKEGREDSPEGILKEVKEWRALNNKPGFKPE from the coding sequence ATGAAATTTAAAGATAAATTTGAGCACTACACCGAAGCCGAGTTTTTATCTTTTCTACAAGGATTCGTGCACTTTCCCAGCGGGTTAGAGGGGGCAGCGTTAGAGGTCCATCTGGACAGACTAGTCGATCATTTCGAGCTAATCACCGAACACCCCGACCGCTCGGACGTCATCTTCTACCCCAAGGAAGGACGTGAAGACAGCCCCGAAGGCATCCTGAAAGAAGTGAAGGAGTGGCGCGCACTCAATAACAAACCTGGCTTCAAACCTGAGTAA
- a CDS encoding bacteriocin immunity protein, translating into MKLKPTLGDYTEPEFLALVERIWAVDMPKADHDRLINHFDRISGHPKGADLLFYHPEDDPNPNASGSVVYYVKDWHRKQGRVAFNGQAAPPAVAPAQWPPAPMDRAQIARQRIAQTQAEVQKLIADLDVSERAAQAALADLQLRISHLRQQLSTQALIAQRELDIRALEESEFDSRLAMQRFRYWQLHVQLKRDNAQREATYAGTERGQWQSISQQISAIYDGYVAKLNQLNPRLRQLQTEAEALLSTAQTQLVGLRDQQQLGPAQVGAQMFSPLVFADVRPAIIVEGALSPPLENHRVDLQKAIRSAVAEFTWQITSSAPTHQGQYAAVLQFEFRSRAEVGRFGVCVPLADLLSIEGLDWHYLAQTQGAVDVPFRMSSGTCSVAPGTLSQGIREIKTLHQVALSPVSTGDSSSGVRVRPAVWIESTQTYLFTAEGVAPLSVSWSPSGVDENSPKRTTFADHRLGFLRSAAVPLLETFIEPSTVVFDDYVVVFPADSGLEPVYVMFRNPQEFAQAAGTTPAPVAPPETR; encoded by the coding sequence ATGAAACTCAAACCAACCCTCGGCGATTACACCGAGCCGGAGTTCCTGGCACTGGTCGAGCGGATCTGGGCCGTCGATATGCCCAAAGCGGATCACGACCGATTGATCAATCATTTCGACCGGATTTCAGGTCATCCCAAAGGGGCCGATCTGTTGTTCTATCACCCCGAGGATGATCCCAATCCGAACGCCAGTGGCTCGGTCGTTTATTACGTCAAAGACTGGCATCGCAAACAGGGTCGGGTTGCGTTCAATGGACAGGCTGCGCCCCCGGCGGTTGCGCCCGCGCAATGGCCGCCGGCGCCGATGGACCGGGCGCAGATCGCCCGACAACGCATTGCCCAGACTCAGGCCGAGGTACAAAAACTCATTGCCGATCTGGACGTTTCCGAGCGCGCCGCCCAGGCGGCACTCGCGGATCTGCAACTGCGCATCAGCCATTTGCGCCAGCAACTGAGTACGCAAGCGCTCATTGCCCAACGAGAGCTGGATATCCGTGCGCTGGAAGAAAGCGAATTTGATTCCCGCCTTGCCATGCAACGCTTTCGATACTGGCAATTGCACGTGCAACTCAAAAGAGACAACGCGCAACGCGAGGCCACGTACGCAGGGACGGAACGAGGGCAGTGGCAAAGCATTTCGCAGCAGATCAGTGCCATTTACGACGGTTATGTCGCGAAGTTGAATCAACTCAATCCGCGTCTCAGGCAACTTCAAACGGAGGCCGAAGCGCTGTTGTCGACGGCACAAACTCAACTTGTGGGGCTGCGCGATCAGCAACAACTCGGGCCCGCGCAGGTCGGGGCTCAGATGTTTTCCCCTCTGGTTTTCGCCGATGTGCGTCCGGCCATCATCGTTGAAGGCGCACTGTCGCCACCGTTGGAAAACCATCGCGTCGATCTGCAAAAGGCCATTCGTTCGGCGGTGGCGGAGTTCACCTGGCAGATCACCTCCAGTGCTCCGACGCACCAAGGTCAGTATGCCGCTGTGCTGCAATTCGAGTTTCGCAGTCGCGCCGAGGTGGGCCGGTTTGGGGTTTGCGTTCCGCTGGCGGACCTTCTCTCGATTGAAGGACTGGATTGGCACTACCTTGCGCAAACGCAGGGTGCGGTCGATGTCCCGTTCAGAATGAGCAGCGGCACCTGTTCCGTAGCGCCCGGAACCTTGTCCCAGGGCATCAGGGAAATCAAAACCTTGCACCAGGTGGCCCTTTCACCGGTGAGTACGGGCGACTCGTCATCGGGTGTCAGAGTTCGCCCGGCAGTCTGGATTGAGAGTACGCAAACCTATTTGTTCACGGCTGAAGGCGTTGCGCCGTTGTCTGTCAGTTGGTCTCCTTCGGGCGTAGACGAGAATTCCCCGAAACGGACAACGTTCGCCGATCATCGCCTGGGGTTCCTGCGCTCGGCAGCGGTGCCATTGCTGGAAACGTTCATCGAACCCTCAACCGTGGTCTTCGATGACTATGTCGTGGTGTTCCCTGCCGACTCGGGCCTGGAGCCTGTGTATGTGATGTTCAGGAATCCGCAGGAGTTTGCCCAGGCAGCCGGCACTACTCCGGCGCCAGTTGCCCCACCAGAAACTCGATAA
- a CDS encoding LysR family transcriptional regulator, with amino-acid sequence MDRIECMRAFVVTVGENGFAAAARAMDVPRSKVSKQIQALEEAIGVQLLQRTTRSLHLTEAGAEYFEAAREVIAALDEAEQRARDGVGELRGVLRVNAPMSFGLRRLGKLIPLFHEQHPNIELQLVLSDQQVDPVRGGFDVTIRIASLPDSTMIARQLAPAPRIMVASPAYLERAGTPQTPQDLRSHQCLNYGYLQSGVSLQLCNGKETQRVNVTGPLHANNGDLLAQAAEAGMGIALLPDFIVEEALAAGRLVPVLCEWQAPAITINAVYSSARRVPQKTRAFIEFLVGQLAPE; translated from the coding sequence ATGGATCGCATCGAATGCATGCGCGCCTTCGTGGTAACGGTCGGCGAAAACGGCTTCGCAGCCGCCGCCCGGGCCATGGACGTGCCCCGCTCGAAAGTCAGCAAACAGATTCAGGCGCTGGAAGAAGCCATCGGCGTACAACTGCTGCAACGCACCACCCGCAGCCTGCACCTGACCGAGGCCGGTGCCGAGTATTTCGAAGCGGCGCGGGAAGTGATTGCGGCACTGGACGAGGCCGAACAGCGAGCGCGGGACGGGGTGGGCGAATTGCGTGGGGTGCTGCGGGTGAACGCACCGATGTCGTTCGGCCTGCGGCGCTTGGGCAAGCTGATTCCACTGTTCCACGAGCAGCACCCGAACATCGAGCTGCAACTGGTGCTCAGCGACCAGCAGGTCGATCCGGTGCGGGGCGGGTTCGACGTGACGATCCGCATCGCCAGCCTGCCCGACTCGACCATGATCGCCCGGCAACTGGCGCCGGCCCCGCGCATCATGGTCGCCTCCCCCGCTTACCTCGAACGCGCGGGCACGCCGCAGACCCCGCAGGATCTGCGCTCACATCAATGCTTGAACTACGGCTATCTGCAGAGCGGCGTCAGCCTGCAACTGTGCAACGGCAAGGAAACGCAACGGGTCAACGTCACTGGCCCGCTGCACGCCAACAATGGCGACCTGCTGGCGCAAGCGGCCGAGGCCGGCATGGGCATTGCGCTGCTGCCGGACTTCATCGTCGAAGAAGCACTGGCGGCCGGGCGGCTGGTGCCGGTGCTGTGCGAATGGCAAGCCCCGGCGATCACCATCAACGCGGTGTATTCGTCAGCGCGGCGGGTGCCGCAGAAGACCCGGGCGTTTATCGAGTTTCTGGTGGGGCAACTGGCGCCGGAGTAG
- a CDS encoding hydrolase yields MSIRELLNPTNSALILIDHQPQMAFGVQSIDRQTLKNNTVGLAKAAKIFNVPTIYTSVETESFSGYIWPELLAVHPEQKPIERTSMNSWEDKALVDAVKATGRKKLIIAALWTEVCLTFPALEALAEGYEVYIVTDASGGTTKEAHDMSVQRMIQAGAVPVTWQQVLLEYQRDWAHKDTYQAVMDLVLEHSGAYGMGVDYAYTMVHKAPQRQA; encoded by the coding sequence ATGTCTATCCGTGAACTGCTGAACCCAACCAACTCTGCCCTGATCCTGATCGACCACCAGCCGCAAATGGCGTTCGGCGTGCAGTCGATCGACCGTCAGACCCTGAAGAACAACACCGTCGGCCTGGCCAAGGCCGCCAAGATCTTCAACGTGCCGACCATCTACACCTCGGTCGAAACCGAAAGCTTCAGCGGCTACATCTGGCCGGAACTGCTGGCAGTACACCCGGAGCAGAAGCCGATCGAGCGCACCTCGATGAACTCCTGGGAAGACAAGGCGCTGGTTGACGCGGTCAAGGCCACCGGCCGCAAGAAACTGATCATCGCCGCGCTGTGGACCGAGGTCTGCCTGACTTTCCCGGCCCTGGAAGCCCTGGCCGAAGGCTACGAGGTGTACATCGTCACCGACGCGTCCGGCGGCACCACCAAAGAAGCCCACGACATGTCGGTGCAGCGGATGATTCAGGCGGGCGCGGTGCCGGTGACTTGGCAGCAAGTGCTGCTCGAGTACCAGCGTGACTGGGCGCACAAAGACACGTATCAGGCGGTGATGGACCTGGTGCTGGAACACAGCGGCGCTTACGGCATGGGCGTCGACTACGCCTACACCATGGTGCACAAGGCACCGCAGCGGCAGGCCTGA
- the gmtY gene encoding gamma-mobile-trio recombinase GmtY: MTVSLKIRTLYQNDNTGREIELPALLTPQGILISHLRFLASTRYLKKSASWRERNVFAMRLLLSYIGANEAHFTKTTELLESFATALQYGTINIESQQDPGGLYWLPRKAEDARTLLQHITAYTDWLVGESGHEQSLVNPFRKATSVEERMNWCAYYQRQSNVFLNYLNKPEDAAAESQRVRRTQTSNVPMFNRRPTKRFPESEINNLLETGWVRRMADPEATANDRIDWKGRAITVLMHYAGLRKSEIFHLFLSDVIVDRKRKEAYVRIWHPENGRVQEEGYTNRRDYLNRRYRRKPRTEYSKTDSLHAGWKSPLLTDGSDGFLEVYFYPLDMAKVFLHYYANYLKYQRVDPLPTEDHPYAFTNTDGRPETMKNFNRQHRDAVHRIGLEHSKKLGTTEHGHRHAYGYRLCESDLSEEFIQKALHHRNIESQRVYKEPTYEDTRVERMKGEKRLAEKRREARELQSEREGS, translated from the coding sequence ATGACAGTCAGCTTGAAGATCAGGACGCTGTACCAGAACGACAATACGGGGCGTGAGATCGAGCTTCCCGCGCTGCTCACACCCCAAGGCATTCTGATCTCCCATCTGAGGTTCCTGGCCTCAACGCGCTACCTCAAGAAGAGTGCCTCATGGCGTGAGCGGAACGTATTCGCGATGAGGCTGCTGCTGTCTTACATCGGTGCGAACGAAGCTCACTTCACCAAGACGACAGAGCTCCTGGAGTCGTTTGCGACAGCACTGCAGTACGGGACGATCAATATTGAGAGCCAACAGGATCCTGGTGGGCTGTACTGGTTGCCGCGTAAAGCCGAGGATGCCCGTACGCTCTTGCAGCACATCACCGCGTACACCGACTGGCTCGTTGGTGAGTCTGGACACGAGCAGTCCTTAGTGAACCCATTTAGGAAGGCGACCTCTGTGGAGGAGCGGATGAACTGGTGCGCGTACTACCAGCGTCAATCCAATGTGTTCCTGAATTACCTCAACAAGCCTGAAGACGCGGCGGCTGAGAGCCAAAGAGTTCGTCGCACGCAGACTTCGAACGTGCCTATGTTCAATAGGAGGCCAACGAAGCGCTTTCCCGAGAGTGAGATTAACAACTTGCTTGAAACAGGATGGGTGCGGCGCATGGCCGATCCGGAAGCTACGGCAAATGACCGTATCGATTGGAAGGGAAGGGCGATCACAGTCTTGATGCATTATGCGGGCCTGCGTAAGAGCGAGATCTTTCACTTGTTTTTGTCTGATGTGATCGTCGACAGGAAGCGTAAGGAAGCCTATGTACGTATCTGGCATCCTGAGAATGGGCGAGTTCAAGAAGAGGGTTATACCAATCGCCGTGACTATCTGAACCGGCGTTATCGCAGAAAGCCTCGCACGGAGTATTCAAAGACGGACTCGCTACATGCCGGCTGGAAGTCCCCGCTGTTGACTGATGGTTCTGATGGCTTTCTTGAAGTCTATTTCTATCCATTAGATATGGCCAAGGTATTCCTTCACTATTACGCAAACTACCTTAAATATCAGCGAGTCGACCCTCTGCCGACTGAAGACCATCCGTACGCGTTCACGAACACAGACGGTCGGCCTGAGACGATGAAAAACTTCAACCGACAACACCGGGATGCAGTGCACCGTATCGGCTTGGAGCACTCCAAGAAGCTCGGAACCACTGAACATGGTCATCGTCACGCATACGGCTACAGGCTCTGTGAGTCGGATCTTTCTGAGGAGTTTATTCAGAAGGCCTTGCACCATCGCAATATCGAGTCGCAGCGGGTCTACAAAGAGCCTACGTACGAAGACACTAGGGTCGAAAGGATGAAGGGTGAGAAACGTCTCGCAGAGAAGCGTCGGGAAGCACGCGAGCTCCAGAGCGAACGGGAAGGATCCTAG